A single Triticum dicoccoides isolate Atlit2015 ecotype Zavitan chromosome 2A, WEW_v2.0, whole genome shotgun sequence DNA region contains:
- the LOC119353424 gene encoding uncharacterized PE-PGRS family protein PE_PGRS24-like, producing MEAMSYIAVLLLLSCSLTAATAPAGTIERVSKQQILASIPPGGHASPPVLFLTSPSGKYAAYFVRTHTAPGAGGLGADFCYVEVMAGGEGEGGGSAARASAWESECRPVSTVNTCTLLFSWHGLEVFDGAEEVWHGETNTDGTNFLQTLELVDDGDMRVRDKDGELAWRASDEPRHAQHCGAPGSPGLAAALPPFAEPIGAHSSNLPFGQVEGGNGHAAELPQAAQLGDGVAPGAGAFAGVGGVAPGAGGLGDGYGYGIAPTAGGGGEGAAGAGPLGDGYGIAPGAGTGAFDGTGDMGGQGEAATAAGAAGGVAGAAAFGSQPLVDNSPYDSGAYKGSRGGRLAAIGTVVLVGAIAVGF from the coding sequence ATGGAGGCCATGTCATACATAGCCGTGCTCCTACTCCTCTCCTGCTCGCTcacggcggcgacggcgccggCCGGCACGATCGAGCGCGTGTCCAAGCAGCAGATCCTGGCGAGCATCCCACCAGGAGGGCACGCCAGCCCGCCCGTGCTGTTCCTCACGTCTCCGTCCGGCAAGTACGCGGCCTACTTCGTGCGCACCCACACCGCGCCTGGCGCCGGCGGGCTCGGCGCCGACTTCTGCTACGTCGAGGTGATGGCCGGTGGTGAGGGCGAAGGCGGCGGCAGCGCTGCCCGCGCGAGCGCGTGGGAGTCGGAGTGCCGGCCGGTGAGCACGGTGAACACGTGCACCCTGCTCTTCTCGTGGCACGGGCTGGAGGTGTTCGACGGGGCCGAGGAGGTGTGGCACGGCGAGACCAACACCGACGGGACCAACTTCCTCCAGACGCTCGAGCTCGTCGACGACGGCGACATGCGCGTCCGCGACAAGGACGGCGAGCTCGCGTGGCGCGCCAGCGACGAGCCCCGCCACGCGCAGCACTGCGGCGCGCCGGGGTCCCCGGGCCTCGCGGCCGCGCTGCCGCCCTTCGCCGAGCCCATTGGCGCGCACAGCAGCAACCTGCCCTTCGGCCAGGTGGAGGGCGGCAACGGCCACGCGGCCGAGCTGCCGCAGGCGGCGCAGCTCGGGGACGGGGTTGCTCCAGGGGCCGGAGCCTTTGCCGGCGTAGGAGGAGTTGCCCCGGGAGCAGGCGGCTTGGGCGACGGGTACGGCTACGGCATTGCACCaacggcgggaggcggcggagagggTGCCGCGGGGGCAGGACCCTTGGGTGACGGCTACGGGATTGCACCGGGCGCCGGGACAGGAGCCTTCGATGGTACCGGGGACATGGGCGGACAGGGTGAAGCCGCGACGGCGGCGGGGGCTGCGGGCGGTGTGGCCGGAGCGGCAGCGTTCGGCAGCCAGCCGCTGGTGGACAACAGCCCGTACGACAGCGGAGCCTACAAGGGCAGCCGTGGGGGCCGTCTGGCAGCGATTGGAACCGTGGTTTTGGTCGGTGCCATTGCCGTGGGTTTCTGA